Proteins from a genomic interval of Cottoperca gobio chromosome 8, fCotGob3.1, whole genome shotgun sequence:
- the LOC115012653 gene encoding vesicle-fusing ATPase isoform X3 — MAARTMQAARCPTDELSLTNCAVVSEKDLQSGQHVTVKTTPNHKFVFTVKTHHTVAAGSIAFSLPQRKWAGLSIGQEVEVANYNFDKTKQCIGAMTIEIDFLQKKSTDSSAYDSDKMAAEFIQQFNNQAFSVTQQLVFSFCDKLFGVMVKEIEAMDASILRGEPASGKKQKIDNGLMVGNSQVIFEKAESSSLTLVGKAKTKEARQTIINPEWNFEKMGIGGLDKEFSDIFRRAFASRVFPPDIVEQMGCKHVRGIMLFGPPGCGKTLMARQIGKMLNAREPKIVNGPEILNKYVGESEANIRKLFADAEDEQKRLGANSGLHIIIFDELDAICKQRGTGASSTGVHDTVVNQLLSKIDGVEQLNNILVIGMTNRPDLIDDALMRPGRFEVKMEISLPDEKGRVQILTIHTNKMRGFNLLAPDVDIKELAADTKNYSGAELEGLVRAAQSTAMNRHIKATSTVEVDMEKAEKLQVTRSDFLGSLNNDIKPAFGTNQEDYSTYIMNGIIKWGDPVTHVLDDGELLVQQTKNSDRTPLVAVLLEGPPHSGKTALAAQIAEDSEFPFIKMCSPDKMIGHSEISKCQAIKKVFDDAYKSQLSCVVVDDIERLLDYVPIGPRFSNLVLQALLVLLKKAPPKGRKLLIIGTTSRKDVLQEMEMLDAFSTTIHVPNISTGEQLVDALELLGSFTDKERSSIAQQLKGKRVWIGIKKLLGLIEMSLQMDTDYRVTKFLSLLRDEGALNEGDQIRI, encoded by the exons ACCATGCAAGCGGCGCGATGCCCGACAGATGAGCTGTCTCTGACTAATTGTGCCGTGGTGAGCGAGAAGGATCTGCAGTCAGGACA acaTGTGACTGTGAAGACCACACCCAACCACAagtttgtgtttacagtgaagacccACCACACTGTGGCAGCTGGAAGCATCGCCTTCAGCCTGccgcag AGGAAATGGGCCGGTCTGTCCATTGGCCAGGAGGTGGAAG TGGCCAACTACAACTTTGACAAAACCAAGCAGTGCATTGGCGCCATGACAATCGAAATTGACtttctgcagaagaagagcacTGACTCCTCCGCCTACGACTCAGACAAGATGGCTGCCGAGTTTATCCAACAGTTCAACAACCAGGCCTTCTCTGTTACCCAGCAG TTAGTGTTCAGCTTCTGCGACAAGCTGTTTGGCGTGATGGTAAAAGAAATCGAGGCCATGGATGCCAGCATCCTCAGAGGAGAACCAGCTTCTGGAAAGAAACAGAAG ATCGACAACGGGCTGATGGTGGGGAACAGCCAGGTGATTTTTGAGAAGGCAGAGAGTTCATCCCTCACACTAGTTG GTAAGGCAAAGACCAAAGAGGCACGACAGACCATCATCAACCCAGAGTGGAACTTTGAGAAGATGGGAATCGGAGGACTGGACAAAGAATTCTCCGATATTTTCCGCAGAGCTTTTGCTTCCCGAGTCTTCCCTCCAGACATTGTGGAGCAGATGG GCTGTAAGCACGTGAGGGGCATCATGCTGTTTGGGCCTCCAGGCTGTGGTAAAACATTGATGGCCAGGCAGATTGGCAAGATGCTTAACGCCCGCGAGCCGAAGATCGTTAACGGCCCCGAGATCCTCAACAAGTACGTAGGAGAATCTGAGGCGAACATCCGCAAACTGTTCGCTGATGCAGAAGACGAGCAAAAGAGG CTGGGAGCCAACAGTGGACTCCATATCATCATCTTTGATGAGCTGGATGCCATCTGCAAGCAGAGAGGCACAGGCGCCAGCAGCACAGGCGTGCACGACACCGTGGTCAACCAGCTCCTGTCCAAGATTGACGGAGTGGAGCAACTTAACAACATCCTGGTCATCG gtATGACCAACAGGCCTGACCTGATAGATGATGCCCTGATGAGGCCTGGCAGGTTTGAGGTCAAGATGGAAATTA GTCTGCCTGATGAGAAGGGGCGTGTCCAGATCTTGACCATCCACACCAACAAGATGCGAGGCTTCAACCTGCTCGCTCCCGATGTCGACATCAAGGAGCTGGCAGCCGACACCAAGAACTACAGCGGTGCAGAGCTGGAAGGGCTGGTCAGGGCCGCTCAGTCCACTGCCATGAACCGACACATCAAG GCCACATCTACAGTGGAAGTGGACATGGAGAAGGCAGAGAAGCTGCAGGTCACCAGAAGTGACTTCTTGGGATCCCTCAACAATGACATCAAACCT GCGTTTGGTACGAACCAGGAGGATTACTCCACCTACATCATGAACGGCATCATCAAGTGGGGTGACCCAGTCACTCATGTCCTGGACGATGGAGAGCTGCTGGTACAGCAGACCAAGAATAGTGACCGCACACCACTGGTGGCTGTTTTATTGGAGG gCCCACCCCACAGTGGAAAGACAGCCTTGGCAGCTCAGATTGCAGAGGACTCGGAGTTCCCCTTTATTAAGATGTGCTCTCCAGACAAGATGATTGGACACTCAGAGATCTCCAAGTGCCAGGCAATCAAAAAG GTCTTTGATGATGCTTATAAGTCTCAGCTCAGCTGTGTGGTGGTGGATGACATTGAGCGTCTGCTGGACTACGTCCCCATCGGGCCTCGTTTCTCCAACCTGGTTCTTCAGgctctgctggtgctgctgaaGAAAGCTCCACCAAAG GGTCGGAAGCTGCTCATCATCGGCACCACCAGCAGGAAGGACGTGCTGCAGGAGATGGAGATGTTAGACGCATTCAGCACCACCATCCACGTGCCCAACATCTCTACTGGGGAGCAGCTAGTCGACGCTTTAGag CTGCTGGGGAGCTTCACAGATAAAGAGCGGTCCAGCATCGCACAGCAGCTCAAAGGGAAGCGAGTCTGGATCGGCATCAAGAAACTCCTCGGGCTCATCGAGATGTCGCTGCAG ATGGACACGGATTACAGAGTGACCAAGTTCCTGTCTCTGCTCAGAGACGAGGGGGC GTTGAATGAAGGCGATCAAATCCGAATTTAA
- the LOC115012653 gene encoding vesicle-fusing ATPase isoform X4 — protein sequence MAARVVIFFKTMQAARCPTDELSLTNCAVVSEKDLQSGQHVTVKTTPNHKFVFTVKTHHTVAAGSIAFSLPQRKWAGLSIGQEVEVANYNFDKTKQCIGAMTIEIDFLQKKSTDSSAYDSDKMAAEFIQQFNNQAFSVTQQLVFSFCDKLFGVMVKEIEAMDASILRGEPASGKKQKIDNGLMVGNSQVIFEKAESSSLTLVGKAKTKEARQTIINPEWNFEKMGIGGLDKEFSDIFRRAFASRVFPPDIVEQMGCKHVRGIMLFGPPGCGKTLMARQIGKMLNAREPKIVNGPEILNKYVGESEANIRKLFADAEDEQKRLGANSGLHIIIFDELDAICKQRGTGASSTGVHDTVVNQLLSKIDGVEQLNNILVIGMTNRPDLIDDALMRPGRFEVKMEISLPDEKGRVQILTIHTNKMRGFNLLAPDVDIKELAADTKNYSGAELEGLVRAAQSTAMNRHIKATSTVEVDMEKAEKLQVTRSDFLGSLNNDIKPAFGTNQEDYSTYIMNGIIKWGDPVTHVLDDGELLVQQTKNSDRTPLVAVLLEGPPHSGKTALAAQIAEDSEFPFIKMCSPDKMIGHSEISKCQAIKKVFDDAYKSQLSCVVVDDIERLLDYVPIGPRFSNLVLQALLVLLKKAPPKGRKLLIIGTTSRKDVLQEMEMLDAFSTTIHVPNISTGEQLVDALELLGSFTDKERSSIAQQLKGKRVWIGIKKLLGLIEMSLQMDTDYRVTKFLSLLRDEGA from the exons ACCATGCAAGCGGCGCGATGCCCGACAGATGAGCTGTCTCTGACTAATTGTGCCGTGGTGAGCGAGAAGGATCTGCAGTCAGGACA acaTGTGACTGTGAAGACCACACCCAACCACAagtttgtgtttacagtgaagacccACCACACTGTGGCAGCTGGAAGCATCGCCTTCAGCCTGccgcag AGGAAATGGGCCGGTCTGTCCATTGGCCAGGAGGTGGAAG TGGCCAACTACAACTTTGACAAAACCAAGCAGTGCATTGGCGCCATGACAATCGAAATTGACtttctgcagaagaagagcacTGACTCCTCCGCCTACGACTCAGACAAGATGGCTGCCGAGTTTATCCAACAGTTCAACAACCAGGCCTTCTCTGTTACCCAGCAG TTAGTGTTCAGCTTCTGCGACAAGCTGTTTGGCGTGATGGTAAAAGAAATCGAGGCCATGGATGCCAGCATCCTCAGAGGAGAACCAGCTTCTGGAAAGAAACAGAAG ATCGACAACGGGCTGATGGTGGGGAACAGCCAGGTGATTTTTGAGAAGGCAGAGAGTTCATCCCTCACACTAGTTG GTAAGGCAAAGACCAAAGAGGCACGACAGACCATCATCAACCCAGAGTGGAACTTTGAGAAGATGGGAATCGGAGGACTGGACAAAGAATTCTCCGATATTTTCCGCAGAGCTTTTGCTTCCCGAGTCTTCCCTCCAGACATTGTGGAGCAGATGG GCTGTAAGCACGTGAGGGGCATCATGCTGTTTGGGCCTCCAGGCTGTGGTAAAACATTGATGGCCAGGCAGATTGGCAAGATGCTTAACGCCCGCGAGCCGAAGATCGTTAACGGCCCCGAGATCCTCAACAAGTACGTAGGAGAATCTGAGGCGAACATCCGCAAACTGTTCGCTGATGCAGAAGACGAGCAAAAGAGG CTGGGAGCCAACAGTGGACTCCATATCATCATCTTTGATGAGCTGGATGCCATCTGCAAGCAGAGAGGCACAGGCGCCAGCAGCACAGGCGTGCACGACACCGTGGTCAACCAGCTCCTGTCCAAGATTGACGGAGTGGAGCAACTTAACAACATCCTGGTCATCG gtATGACCAACAGGCCTGACCTGATAGATGATGCCCTGATGAGGCCTGGCAGGTTTGAGGTCAAGATGGAAATTA GTCTGCCTGATGAGAAGGGGCGTGTCCAGATCTTGACCATCCACACCAACAAGATGCGAGGCTTCAACCTGCTCGCTCCCGATGTCGACATCAAGGAGCTGGCAGCCGACACCAAGAACTACAGCGGTGCAGAGCTGGAAGGGCTGGTCAGGGCCGCTCAGTCCACTGCCATGAACCGACACATCAAG GCCACATCTACAGTGGAAGTGGACATGGAGAAGGCAGAGAAGCTGCAGGTCACCAGAAGTGACTTCTTGGGATCCCTCAACAATGACATCAAACCT GCGTTTGGTACGAACCAGGAGGATTACTCCACCTACATCATGAACGGCATCATCAAGTGGGGTGACCCAGTCACTCATGTCCTGGACGATGGAGAGCTGCTGGTACAGCAGACCAAGAATAGTGACCGCACACCACTGGTGGCTGTTTTATTGGAGG gCCCACCCCACAGTGGAAAGACAGCCTTGGCAGCTCAGATTGCAGAGGACTCGGAGTTCCCCTTTATTAAGATGTGCTCTCCAGACAAGATGATTGGACACTCAGAGATCTCCAAGTGCCAGGCAATCAAAAAG GTCTTTGATGATGCTTATAAGTCTCAGCTCAGCTGTGTGGTGGTGGATGACATTGAGCGTCTGCTGGACTACGTCCCCATCGGGCCTCGTTTCTCCAACCTGGTTCTTCAGgctctgctggtgctgctgaaGAAAGCTCCACCAAAG GGTCGGAAGCTGCTCATCATCGGCACCACCAGCAGGAAGGACGTGCTGCAGGAGATGGAGATGTTAGACGCATTCAGCACCACCATCCACGTGCCCAACATCTCTACTGGGGAGCAGCTAGTCGACGCTTTAGag CTGCTGGGGAGCTTCACAGATAAAGAGCGGTCCAGCATCGCACAGCAGCTCAAAGGGAAGCGAGTCTGGATCGGCATCAAGAAACTCCTCGGGCTCATCGAGATGTCGCTGCAG ATGGACACGGATTACAGAGTGACCAAGTTCCTGTCTCTGCTCAGAGACGAGGGGGCGTGA
- the LOC115012653 gene encoding vesicle-fusing ATPase isoform X1: protein MAARVVIFFKTMQAARCPTDELSLTNCAVVSEKDLQSGQHVTVKTTPNHKFVFTVKTHHTVAAGSIAFSLPQRKWAGLSIGQEVEVANYNFDKTKQCIGAMTIEIDFLQKKSTDSSAYDSDKMAAEFIQQFNNQAFSVTQQLVFSFCDKLFGVMVKEIEAMDASILRGEPASGKKQKIDNGLMVGNSQVIFEKAESSSLTLVGKAKTKEARQTIINPEWNFEKMGIGGLDKEFSDIFRRAFASRVFPPDIVEQMGCKHVRGIMLFGPPGCGKTLMARQIGKMLNAREPKIVNGPEILNKYVGESEANIRKLFADAEDEQKRLGANSGLHIIIFDELDAICKQRGTGASSTGVHDTVVNQLLSKIDGVEQLNNILVIGMTNRPDLIDDALMRPGRFEVKMEISLPDEKGRVQILTIHTNKMRGFNLLAPDVDIKELAADTKNYSGAELEGLVRAAQSTAMNRHIKATSTVEVDMEKAEKLQVTRSDFLGSLNNDIKPAFGTNQEDYSTYIMNGIIKWGDPVTHVLDDGELLVQQTKNSDRTPLVAVLLEGPPHSGKTALAAQIAEDSEFPFIKMCSPDKMIGHSEISKCQAIKKVFDDAYKSQLSCVVVDDIERLLDYVPIGPRFSNLVLQALLVLLKKAPPKGRKLLIIGTTSRKDVLQEMEMLDAFSTTIHVPNISTGEQLVDALELLGSFTDKERSSIAQQLKGKRVWIGIKKLLGLIEMSLQMDTDYRVTKFLSLLRDEGALNEGDQIRI from the exons ACCATGCAAGCGGCGCGATGCCCGACAGATGAGCTGTCTCTGACTAATTGTGCCGTGGTGAGCGAGAAGGATCTGCAGTCAGGACA acaTGTGACTGTGAAGACCACACCCAACCACAagtttgtgtttacagtgaagacccACCACACTGTGGCAGCTGGAAGCATCGCCTTCAGCCTGccgcag AGGAAATGGGCCGGTCTGTCCATTGGCCAGGAGGTGGAAG TGGCCAACTACAACTTTGACAAAACCAAGCAGTGCATTGGCGCCATGACAATCGAAATTGACtttctgcagaagaagagcacTGACTCCTCCGCCTACGACTCAGACAAGATGGCTGCCGAGTTTATCCAACAGTTCAACAACCAGGCCTTCTCTGTTACCCAGCAG TTAGTGTTCAGCTTCTGCGACAAGCTGTTTGGCGTGATGGTAAAAGAAATCGAGGCCATGGATGCCAGCATCCTCAGAGGAGAACCAGCTTCTGGAAAGAAACAGAAG ATCGACAACGGGCTGATGGTGGGGAACAGCCAGGTGATTTTTGAGAAGGCAGAGAGTTCATCCCTCACACTAGTTG GTAAGGCAAAGACCAAAGAGGCACGACAGACCATCATCAACCCAGAGTGGAACTTTGAGAAGATGGGAATCGGAGGACTGGACAAAGAATTCTCCGATATTTTCCGCAGAGCTTTTGCTTCCCGAGTCTTCCCTCCAGACATTGTGGAGCAGATGG GCTGTAAGCACGTGAGGGGCATCATGCTGTTTGGGCCTCCAGGCTGTGGTAAAACATTGATGGCCAGGCAGATTGGCAAGATGCTTAACGCCCGCGAGCCGAAGATCGTTAACGGCCCCGAGATCCTCAACAAGTACGTAGGAGAATCTGAGGCGAACATCCGCAAACTGTTCGCTGATGCAGAAGACGAGCAAAAGAGG CTGGGAGCCAACAGTGGACTCCATATCATCATCTTTGATGAGCTGGATGCCATCTGCAAGCAGAGAGGCACAGGCGCCAGCAGCACAGGCGTGCACGACACCGTGGTCAACCAGCTCCTGTCCAAGATTGACGGAGTGGAGCAACTTAACAACATCCTGGTCATCG gtATGACCAACAGGCCTGACCTGATAGATGATGCCCTGATGAGGCCTGGCAGGTTTGAGGTCAAGATGGAAATTA GTCTGCCTGATGAGAAGGGGCGTGTCCAGATCTTGACCATCCACACCAACAAGATGCGAGGCTTCAACCTGCTCGCTCCCGATGTCGACATCAAGGAGCTGGCAGCCGACACCAAGAACTACAGCGGTGCAGAGCTGGAAGGGCTGGTCAGGGCCGCTCAGTCCACTGCCATGAACCGACACATCAAG GCCACATCTACAGTGGAAGTGGACATGGAGAAGGCAGAGAAGCTGCAGGTCACCAGAAGTGACTTCTTGGGATCCCTCAACAATGACATCAAACCT GCGTTTGGTACGAACCAGGAGGATTACTCCACCTACATCATGAACGGCATCATCAAGTGGGGTGACCCAGTCACTCATGTCCTGGACGATGGAGAGCTGCTGGTACAGCAGACCAAGAATAGTGACCGCACACCACTGGTGGCTGTTTTATTGGAGG gCCCACCCCACAGTGGAAAGACAGCCTTGGCAGCTCAGATTGCAGAGGACTCGGAGTTCCCCTTTATTAAGATGTGCTCTCCAGACAAGATGATTGGACACTCAGAGATCTCCAAGTGCCAGGCAATCAAAAAG GTCTTTGATGATGCTTATAAGTCTCAGCTCAGCTGTGTGGTGGTGGATGACATTGAGCGTCTGCTGGACTACGTCCCCATCGGGCCTCGTTTCTCCAACCTGGTTCTTCAGgctctgctggtgctgctgaaGAAAGCTCCACCAAAG GGTCGGAAGCTGCTCATCATCGGCACCACCAGCAGGAAGGACGTGCTGCAGGAGATGGAGATGTTAGACGCATTCAGCACCACCATCCACGTGCCCAACATCTCTACTGGGGAGCAGCTAGTCGACGCTTTAGag CTGCTGGGGAGCTTCACAGATAAAGAGCGGTCCAGCATCGCACAGCAGCTCAAAGGGAAGCGAGTCTGGATCGGCATCAAGAAACTCCTCGGGCTCATCGAGATGTCGCTGCAG ATGGACACGGATTACAGAGTGACCAAGTTCCTGTCTCTGCTCAGAGACGAGGGGGC GTTGAATGAAGGCGATCAAATCCGAATTTAA
- the LOC115012653 gene encoding vesicle-fusing ATPase isoform X2 → MAARVVIFFKTMQAARCPTDELSLTNCAVVSEKDLQSGQHVTVKTTPNHKFVFTVKTHHTVAAGSIAFSLPQRKWAGLSIGQEVEVANYNFDKTKQCIGAMTIEIDFLQKKSTDSSAYDSDKMAAEFIQQFNNQAFSVTQQLVFSFCDKLFGVMVKEIEAMDASILRGEPASGKKQKIDNGLMVGNSQVIFEKAESSSLTLVGKAKTKEARQTIINPEWNFEKMGIGGLDKEFSDIFRRAFASRVFPPDIVEQMGCKHVRGIMLFGPPGCGKTLMARQIGKMLNAREPKIVNGPEILNKYVGESEANIRKLFADAEDEQKRLGANSGLHIIIFDELDAICKQRGTGASSTGVHDTVVNQLLSKIDGVEQLNNILVIGMTNRPDLIDDALMRPGRFEVKMEISLPDEKGRVQILTIHTNKMRGFNLLAPDVDIKELAADTKNYSGAELEGLVRAAQSTAMNRHIKATSTVEVDMEKAEKLQVTRSDFLGSLNNDIKPAFGTNQEDYSTYIMNGIIKWGDPVTHVLDDGELLVQQTKNSDRTPLVAVLLEGPPHSGKTALAAQIAEDSEFPFIKMCSPDKMIGHSEISKCQAIKKVFDDAYKSQLSCVVVDDIERLLDYVPIGPRFSNLVLQALLVLLKKAPPKGRKLLIIGTTSRKDVLQEMEMLDAFSTTIHVPNISTGEQLVDALELLGSFTDKERSSIAQQLKGKRVWIGIKKLLGLIEMSLQMDTDYRVTKFLSLLRDEGADRSFYE, encoded by the exons ACCATGCAAGCGGCGCGATGCCCGACAGATGAGCTGTCTCTGACTAATTGTGCCGTGGTGAGCGAGAAGGATCTGCAGTCAGGACA acaTGTGACTGTGAAGACCACACCCAACCACAagtttgtgtttacagtgaagacccACCACACTGTGGCAGCTGGAAGCATCGCCTTCAGCCTGccgcag AGGAAATGGGCCGGTCTGTCCATTGGCCAGGAGGTGGAAG TGGCCAACTACAACTTTGACAAAACCAAGCAGTGCATTGGCGCCATGACAATCGAAATTGACtttctgcagaagaagagcacTGACTCCTCCGCCTACGACTCAGACAAGATGGCTGCCGAGTTTATCCAACAGTTCAACAACCAGGCCTTCTCTGTTACCCAGCAG TTAGTGTTCAGCTTCTGCGACAAGCTGTTTGGCGTGATGGTAAAAGAAATCGAGGCCATGGATGCCAGCATCCTCAGAGGAGAACCAGCTTCTGGAAAGAAACAGAAG ATCGACAACGGGCTGATGGTGGGGAACAGCCAGGTGATTTTTGAGAAGGCAGAGAGTTCATCCCTCACACTAGTTG GTAAGGCAAAGACCAAAGAGGCACGACAGACCATCATCAACCCAGAGTGGAACTTTGAGAAGATGGGAATCGGAGGACTGGACAAAGAATTCTCCGATATTTTCCGCAGAGCTTTTGCTTCCCGAGTCTTCCCTCCAGACATTGTGGAGCAGATGG GCTGTAAGCACGTGAGGGGCATCATGCTGTTTGGGCCTCCAGGCTGTGGTAAAACATTGATGGCCAGGCAGATTGGCAAGATGCTTAACGCCCGCGAGCCGAAGATCGTTAACGGCCCCGAGATCCTCAACAAGTACGTAGGAGAATCTGAGGCGAACATCCGCAAACTGTTCGCTGATGCAGAAGACGAGCAAAAGAGG CTGGGAGCCAACAGTGGACTCCATATCATCATCTTTGATGAGCTGGATGCCATCTGCAAGCAGAGAGGCACAGGCGCCAGCAGCACAGGCGTGCACGACACCGTGGTCAACCAGCTCCTGTCCAAGATTGACGGAGTGGAGCAACTTAACAACATCCTGGTCATCG gtATGACCAACAGGCCTGACCTGATAGATGATGCCCTGATGAGGCCTGGCAGGTTTGAGGTCAAGATGGAAATTA GTCTGCCTGATGAGAAGGGGCGTGTCCAGATCTTGACCATCCACACCAACAAGATGCGAGGCTTCAACCTGCTCGCTCCCGATGTCGACATCAAGGAGCTGGCAGCCGACACCAAGAACTACAGCGGTGCAGAGCTGGAAGGGCTGGTCAGGGCCGCTCAGTCCACTGCCATGAACCGACACATCAAG GCCACATCTACAGTGGAAGTGGACATGGAGAAGGCAGAGAAGCTGCAGGTCACCAGAAGTGACTTCTTGGGATCCCTCAACAATGACATCAAACCT GCGTTTGGTACGAACCAGGAGGATTACTCCACCTACATCATGAACGGCATCATCAAGTGGGGTGACCCAGTCACTCATGTCCTGGACGATGGAGAGCTGCTGGTACAGCAGACCAAGAATAGTGACCGCACACCACTGGTGGCTGTTTTATTGGAGG gCCCACCCCACAGTGGAAAGACAGCCTTGGCAGCTCAGATTGCAGAGGACTCGGAGTTCCCCTTTATTAAGATGTGCTCTCCAGACAAGATGATTGGACACTCAGAGATCTCCAAGTGCCAGGCAATCAAAAAG GTCTTTGATGATGCTTATAAGTCTCAGCTCAGCTGTGTGGTGGTGGATGACATTGAGCGTCTGCTGGACTACGTCCCCATCGGGCCTCGTTTCTCCAACCTGGTTCTTCAGgctctgctggtgctgctgaaGAAAGCTCCACCAAAG GGTCGGAAGCTGCTCATCATCGGCACCACCAGCAGGAAGGACGTGCTGCAGGAGATGGAGATGTTAGACGCATTCAGCACCACCATCCACGTGCCCAACATCTCTACTGGGGAGCAGCTAGTCGACGCTTTAGag CTGCTGGGGAGCTTCACAGATAAAGAGCGGTCCAGCATCGCACAGCAGCTCAAAGGGAAGCGAGTCTGGATCGGCATCAAGAAACTCCTCGGGCTCATCGAGATGTCGCTGCAG ATGGACACGGATTACAGAGTGACCAAGTTCCTGTCTCTGCTCAGAGACGAGGGGGC TGATCGCAGCTTCTATGAGTAG